A window of bacterium genomic DNA:
GGTCGCCTGCATCGGCTTCCCCGTTTCCGTCCGTGCGCGCCTCCAGCAGCTCCCGGGCCCGGTCCCGGTCGGCGGGCGCCACCATCACCTTGACCGCCCCCACTCCGCCCGGAGCGGCGTAAAAAGGCAGAAGCGTCCCCACCGTTTCGTCCTTGAGCCAGGACGTGATCCCGTGGCCGCGCAGGTACGACTGGGCCAGGTCGGCTTCGGCGGCGGTGCCGTGAAATACGATCGCTTCCTTCTCTTCCATGTCCCTCAATGGTTCAGGGTTCAGGGTTCAGGGTTCGGGGTTCAGGATTCAGGCAGAGGCCCCAACGCCGCGGCCCCTGGAGATTCTTGCACCTGTGAAAAGCATAGGGCACAGGGCATGGAGCATGGAGTACCCCACCTCGCCCTCTTTTCCCCCTTCATGACCTTCATGTCCTTCATGGTGGAATTCCATTCCTGAACCCTGAACCCCGAACCCTAAAGGGGGCTGTGGCGGTGGGGGTTTTCCCTATGCTCTCTGCTCTATGCTCTTTGCTCCCCTCCTGAACCCTCTGATTCGTCCCCTCTTAAAACTCTCTGTGTCCACTGTGGTTCAATCCCCTCCCCCCAGGGGGCAGCTCCGGGTATACCAGGCTTCGTACCAGGAATACCCGGCCCGCTCCAGCATCGCGGCCGACTCCGGCAAATCTTCCACGCCCGGCTCGTAGGACACCGGATCGATCCCCGCTTCGCGGGCGGCGGCGATCAAACGGTCCACGAAGATCCAGGAAGCGATGACCTCGTGGGGGGTGGTGAAGAGCAGGCGGTTGCCCTGGATGATTTCGTAGAAGATCCGCTGGTAGCCTTCGCGGGGGCTCTCGACGAAGCTCTCCTCCCGAAAGAAACACTGATCGACTTCCTTGATCCCCATGGTCAGCCCGGGGACCTTGTGCTTGAAGAAGAACATGATCCAGGCGTCGGGCTGGATGGTCACCACGATCTTGTTGCCCGCCAACACCTCTCCGCAGAAAGGGGAACGGCGGGGCTTGAACTGGATCACGATCCGGGCGTGCTTCTTGGCCAGGGCCTTGCCCGTGCGCACGAAGATCGGGACCCCGACCAGGGGCCCTTTTTCGACGTGGAGCTGGACGGCGATGTAGGTGGGGGTGTCCGACCCCGGGGGCACGTGGTTTTCCTCCCGGTACCCCCGGTACTGGCCCAGGACCAGATTGTCGGCCAGGGGGGTGGTGAAACGGACGTTCTTGATGGCCTGAAGCTTGTTGCGCATGATCGATTCCGGGCGGTTGTCCTCCGGCTTGTCCATGGTCAGGAAAGCGATGATCTGGAGAACGTGGCTCTGGATCATGTCGCGCACCACGCCGGCTCCGTCGTAATACTGGCCGCGGTCGCCGATCCGGTCGCTTTCGGAGATGGTGATCTGGATGTCCTGGACGTACTCCGCACGGAGGGTGGCTTCGTAGGTCTCGTTGAGGAACCGCAGCACGATCAGGTTCTGGATCGCCTCCTTCCCCAGGTAGTGGTCGACGAGCATGACCTGGTTTTCGTCCAGGCGGTTGTAGATGGAGTCCAGGAGGACGCCGGCCGAGACCAGGTCGTTCCCCAGCGGTTTTTCGATGACGGCCCGGCGGAAGGGCCCCCCCGGTTCCTGGAGCATCAGGCCCTGCTCCACCAGTTCCCGGGCGATGGTTTCGTACAGTTCCGGGGGCGTGGCGAAATAAAAGATCAGGTTGGAGGAGTCGAGACCGCGCTCGGCCAGGAACCCGGGAAGTTTCTCCAGCCCCCCTTTGCGGTCGACCTCGCCCTGGAAATAGCAGATCCGGGCGCGCAAAAGGTCGGTGCGCAGTTCCCCCGCCATCTTCCGGTAATAGGCGTCGTCGTCGAGGGGACGCCGGCCCACGGCCACGATCCGCAGGTCTTCCCCCACCACCCGGTCCTCCAGCAGGCTCTCCAGGGCGGGCAGGAGCTTGACCCCGGTGAGGTTCCCGGTCGAACCGAAGATCACGACCGTAACGCGTTTCCTGGCTTCCTCGCCGTCCGGCGGCGTCGCTCCCCTCGCCCGGCCTGTCGGTTCGACGATATTCACGGCTCCTCGACGGCGGGCGCGTCCGGACGGCGCGGGTCCGAGGCCGTTCGAAAAACCAGGAGATAGGGCACCGCCGGGTTGTTCTCGGTGTCCCGGAAGGTGTCGTTTTCCAGGGAATTGATCCACATGGCGTAGGTCCGCCCCGGTTCCAGGCGCACGGGGAGAACGCAGGTGCGGCGGTCGGGGAGATAATGGATCTTATCCGCCTCGATCTCGGGAAAGGTTTCCCGCGTGATCCTCACCCAGGACCACATCCGTTCGGTCTGCATGTCCTTGCTGAAGGTGACCTTGATTTCCCCCAGGGAGGGATCGACTTCCAGGGCCCCGGCGACCGGGACCGTCGCCACCACCACCGGGGGCATGCTCCGCACCGATATTTCGGCTGCCGCCGCCCCGGGCGCCGGCGCGGCCGTCGCCAGCAGCGGCAGGAACGCCGCCAGAATTTTCGCCGCCGGCTTCAACGCTCCTCGAAAACCCCGCACTCCCAGACCGGCAGCACCAGGTTCTCCAGGGCGGCCAGGTCCATGACGGTCTTGAGGATTTCGCAGCCCTTGTCCTCGGCGTCGGGTTCGAACTTCCGGCAGTCCCGGCAAAGCGAGTAATCCCACTCCTTCCCCTTGAGGTCGCTCCT
This region includes:
- a CDS encoding DUF2007 domain-containing protein, which codes for MEEKEAIVFHGTAAEADLAQSYLRGHGITSWLKDETVGTLLPFYAAPGGVGAVKVMVAPADRDRARELLEARTDGNGEADAGDRG
- a CDS encoding Ig-like domain-containing protein, producing MKPAAKILAAFLPLLATAAPAPGAAAAEISVRSMPPVVVATVPVAGALEVDPSLGEIKVTFSKDMQTERMWSWVRITRETFPEIEADKIHYLPDRRTCVLPVRLEPGRTYAMWINSLENDTFRDTENNPAVPYLLVFRTASDPRRPDAPAVEEP
- a CDS encoding glucose-6-phosphate dehydrogenase translates to MNIVEPTGRARGATPPDGEEARKRVTVVIFGSTGNLTGVKLLPALESLLEDRVVGEDLRIVAVGRRPLDDDAYYRKMAGELRTDLLRARICYFQGEVDRKGGLEKLPGFLAERGLDSSNLIFYFATPPELYETIARELVEQGLMLQEPGGPFRRAVIEKPLGNDLVSAGVLLDSIYNRLDENQVMLVDHYLGKEAIQNLIVLRFLNETYEATLRAEYVQDIQITISESDRIGDRGQYYDGAGVVRDMIQSHVLQIIAFLTMDKPEDNRPESIMRNKLQAIKNVRFTTPLADNLVLGQYRGYREENHVPPGSDTPTYIAVQLHVEKGPLVGVPIFVRTGKALAKKHARIVIQFKPRRSPFCGEVLAGNKIVVTIQPDAWIMFFFKHKVPGLTMGIKEVDQCFFREESFVESPREGYQRIFYEIIQGNRLLFTTPHEVIASWIFVDRLIAAAREAGIDPVSYEPGVEDLPESAAMLERAGYSWYEAWYTRSCPLGGGD